AAAGGCACCCACACGATAGACGATCAAGACAAGCAGCGTAAATACGATCCGCCTTCTTAAATCGTCTACTTTAAAGATGTTGGATATGGTATTAAACATTAAATCACCTCGGTTTTACCGCCGGCAGCTTGGATTTTTTCTACAGCAGATTGGGAGAACTTGTTTGCTTTCACTGTCAGCTGAACGGACAAATCACCATTGCCCAGGATCTTGATGCCGTCTTTCGGATTTTTTACGAGGCCCGATTCAAGCAGAAGCTCCGGAGTGACTTCCGTACCTGCAGCAAACTTGTTCAAATCGCTCAGATTGACAATCGCATATTCCGTAGCAAAACGAGCATTGTTGAAGCCGCGTTTCGGCAAACGA
The window above is part of the Paenibacillus hamazuiensis genome. Proteins encoded here:
- the rplO gene encoding 50S ribosomal protein L15, whose product is MKLHELSSAPGSRKTRKRVGRGTGSGMGKTATRGHKGQNARSGGGVRPGFEGGQNPLYRRLPKRGFNNARFATEYAIVNLSDLNKFAAGTEVTPELLLESGLVKNPKDGIKILGNGDLSVQLTVKANKFSQSAVEKIQAAGGKTEVI